One part of the Deltaproteobacteria bacterium genome encodes these proteins:
- a CDS encoding desulfoferrodoxin — MTERLQIYKCEVCGNIVEVLHEGQGELVCCGQPMKLFVENSVDAAKEKHVPVIEKTASGFKVKVGSVAHPMEEKHYIEWIEVIADGKAYRQFLKPGMVPEAFFEVQAEQITAREYCNLHGLWKA; from the coding sequence ATGACCGAACGATTACAAATTTACAAGTGTGAGGTTTGCGGGAACATCGTAGAGGTGCTCCATGAAGGCCAGGGGGAGTTGGTTTGTTGCGGCCAGCCTATGAAGTTATTCGTTGAAAATTCTGTGGATGCTGCCAAAGAAAAGCACGTGCCGGTCATTGAAAAAACCGCCAGCGGCTTTAAGGTTAAAGTGGGGAGCGTGGCCCATCCCATGGAAGAGAAACATTATATCGAATGGATAGAAGTGATTGCCGACGGGAAGGCCTATCGCCAGTTTCTGAAACCCGGGATGGTCCCGGAGGCCTTTTTCGAAGTCCAAGCCGAGCAGATTACCGCCCGGGAATATTGCAACCTCCACGGGTTATGGAAGGCCTGA
- a CDS encoding 2-oxoacid:ferredoxin oxidoreductase subunit beta codes for MVTLEDYGTFETAWCPGCGNFSILSAVKKALVGLGLKPHQVLLVSGIGQAAKAPHYIRANVFNGLHGRALPVATGAKLANPELTVIAESGDGCTYGEGGNHFLAAIRRNINLTLLVHNNQIYGLTKGQASPTTEEGRITKAQPQGVPSAPFNPLAVAVAMQAGFVARAFSGMADHLTDLIQQAVSHHGFSLIDILQPCISFNLVNTLAWYKKRCYALPDDYDPAQWEPAMKTAMEWGERIPVGVIYRNKRPSFEDHFPVLKQGPLVGRGVDQKKVKQILGSYA; via the coding sequence ATGGTCACCCTGGAAGATTACGGAACGTTTGAAACCGCCTGGTGCCCTGGATGTGGAAATTTTTCCATCCTGTCGGCCGTCAAAAAGGCCCTGGTCGGCCTGGGTCTAAAACCCCATCAGGTCTTGTTGGTCTCAGGTATCGGACAGGCCGCCAAGGCCCCCCATTATATAAGGGCTAATGTCTTTAACGGTCTCCATGGCCGGGCCTTGCCTGTAGCCACCGGTGCTAAATTGGCCAACCCGGAATTGACGGTTATTGCCGAAAGCGGGGACGGCTGTACCTATGGGGAAGGGGGCAACCATTTCCTGGCGGCCATCCGCCGGAACATCAATCTGACCCTGCTGGTCCATAACAATCAAATCTATGGTTTGACCAAAGGCCAGGCCAGCCCGACCACCGAGGAGGGACGGATCACCAAGGCCCAGCCTCAAGGGGTGCCCTCGGCCCCTTTTAATCCCTTGGCCGTGGCTGTGGCCATGCAGGCCGGTTTTGTTGCCCGGGCTTTTTCAGGGATGGCCGATCATCTGACCGACTTGATTCAACAGGCCGTAAGCCACCACGGCTTCTCTCTGATCGACATCCTTCAGCCCTGTATTTCCTTTAACCTGGTCAACACCCTGGCCTGGTATAAGAAGCGCTGTTATGCCCTGCCGGATGACTATGACCCCGCCCAATGGGAGCCGGCCATGAAAACGGCCATGGAATGGGGCGAACGGATTCCGGTGGGGGTCATTTATCGGAATAAACGGCCGAGCTTTGAAGACCATTTCCCGGTGTTGAAACAAGGGCCTTTAGTCGGCCGTGGGGTGGATCAAAAAAAAGTGAAACAGATTTTGGGATCCTATGCTTAA
- a CDS encoding flavodoxin family protein yields the protein MKVLGIYGSPRQGGNSDLLLDKVLDGAGSAGAEIKRIYIRDLKIAGCQECGGCDKTGECVIPDDMDKVYPILREAEVIVLSSPIFFYGIPSQAKALVDRSQALWSKRMLEKPPDQRKRYDHGQGYLVAVGATKGKNLFDGVQLTAKYFFDALDKSYEGGLFFRAVEGKGSISQHPTALEEAYALGQRAVQHHKE from the coding sequence ATGAAGGTCCTGGGGATTTATGGGAGCCCGCGCCAGGGCGGCAACAGCGACCTCCTCCTCGATAAGGTGCTGGATGGGGCAGGGTCCGCCGGAGCGGAGATTAAGCGGATTTACATCAGGGACCTGAAGATCGCGGGCTGCCAGGAGTGCGGTGGGTGCGATAAGACCGGGGAATGCGTCATCCCGGATGATATGGATAAGGTCTATCCGATACTCCGGGAGGCGGAGGTTATTGTTTTATCGTCCCCGATTTTTTTTTATGGGATCCCTTCCCAGGCCAAGGCCCTGGTCGATCGCTCCCAGGCCCTATGGTCGAAAAGGATGCTGGAAAAACCTCCGGATCAGAGAAAAAGATACGACCATGGGCAAGGTTATCTGGTCGCCGTGGGCGCTACCAAAGGGAAAAATTTATTCGACGGTGTGCAACTTACCGCCAAATACTTTTTCGACGCCCTGGATAAAAGCTATGAAGGGGGTCTTTTCTTCAGGGCCGTAGAAGGAAAGGGGAGTATCAGTCAACATCCCACGGCCCTTGAAGAAGCCTATGCCCTGGGCCAAAGGGCTGTTCAGCATCATAAAGAATAA
- a CDS encoding rubredoxin has protein sequence MGKYVCDVCGYVYDPAEGDPENGIEPGTAFADIPDDWVCPLCGVGKDQFSPEE, from the coding sequence ATGGGGAAATATGTTTGTGATGTTTGCGGTTATGTTTATGATCCGGCCGAAGGGGATCCGGAAAATGGGATTGAACCCGGCACCGCCTTTGCGGACATTCCGGATGACTGGGTCTGTCCTTTGTGCGGGGTTGGCAAGGACCAGTTCAGCCCGGAAGAATAA
- a CDS encoding hydroxylamine oxidase: MILKRMLIGVLIVLPLIGISAFAGSSSKKDKVSEGTKACLDCHKSISPGIVGDWEKSRHAGHTPGEALKKGKLERRVSSEKVPAGLSASVVGCAECHTLNAEKHKDSFEHNGYTIHSVVTPADCAVCHSTEFEQFGQNIMSRAYDNLKANPLFSGLTDEINGLKGYRKGKIVHARPDLETQYDSCYHCHGTLVEVKGKQTRETSMGTMEFPILSGWPNQGVGRVNPDGSLGSCAACHTRHAFAVEMARQPYTCSQCHKGPDVPAYKVYSVSKHGNIFFTQGKEWDFKNIPWKVGKDFTAPTCAACHVSLLIDGEGEVVAERTHRMNDRLPWRHFGLIYAHPHPRSPDTTIIRNKAGLPLPTELSGEPAGAYLIDQKEQGRRRQTMQKGCLSCHSRNWVEGHFRRLENTIKTTNQLTRTATQIMNKAWEKGLAKGPAQKDSPFNEALERKWVEQWLFYANSTRLASAMMGADYGVFGDGRWYLSKNIEEMAEWLKRKKRRGR; this comes from the coding sequence ATGATATTGAAAAGGATGCTCATCGGAGTCCTGATTGTTCTTCCCCTGATCGGGATTTCCGCCTTTGCCGGTTCTTCTTCTAAAAAGGATAAGGTCAGCGAAGGCACCAAAGCCTGTCTCGATTGCCACAAATCAATTTCCCCAGGGATTGTCGGGGACTGGGAAAAAAGTCGGCATGCCGGTCATACCCCCGGCGAAGCCCTTAAAAAAGGAAAGCTCGAAAGGCGGGTTTCCAGCGAAAAGGTGCCGGCCGGATTATCGGCTTCGGTTGTCGGATGTGCCGAGTGCCATACCCTGAATGCGGAAAAACATAAAGACAGCTTTGAGCATAACGGTTATACTATCCATAGTGTCGTGACCCCGGCTGATTGTGCAGTCTGCCACAGTACGGAATTCGAACAGTTCGGTCAGAATATAATGTCCCGGGCCTATGACAATCTGAAGGCCAATCCGCTCTTTAGCGGGCTGACCGATGAGATTAACGGCCTGAAGGGATACCGGAAGGGAAAAATCGTTCATGCCCGGCCGGACCTGGAGACCCAATACGATTCCTGCTATCATTGCCACGGCACCCTGGTGGAGGTAAAAGGGAAGCAGACCCGGGAGACGTCGATGGGGACCATGGAATTCCCTATCCTTTCCGGCTGGCCCAACCAGGGGGTCGGAAGGGTCAATCCCGATGGATCTCTCGGTTCCTGTGCGGCCTGTCATACCCGGCATGCCTTTGCCGTCGAAATGGCCCGCCAGCCCTATACCTGTTCCCAATGCCATAAAGGACCGGATGTGCCGGCCTATAAGGTCTATTCGGTCAGCAAACACGGCAATATTTTTTTTACCCAGGGGAAAGAATGGGATTTTAAAAATATTCCCTGGAAGGTGGGAAAAGATTTTACGGCCCCGACCTGTGCCGCCTGTCATGTCAGCCTGCTGATCGATGGAGAAGGGGAGGTGGTGGCCGAAAGGACCCACCGGATGAATGACCGCCTGCCCTGGCGACATTTCGGCCTCATATACGCCCACCCCCATCCCCGGTCCCCGGACACGACAATTATCCGGAACAAGGCCGGCCTGCCGCTGCCCACGGAACTTTCCGGGGAACCGGCCGGGGCCTATCTGATAGACCAGAAGGAACAAGGCCGGCGACGCCAGACCATGCAAAAGGGTTGCCTGTCCTGCCATAGCCGGAATTGGGTAGAAGGGCACTTCAGACGTTTGGAAAATACGATCAAGACCACTAACCAACTGACCCGGACGGCCACCCAAATAATGAATAAAGCCTGGGAAAAGGGACTGGCCAAAGGGCCGGCCCAAAAGGACAGTCCTTTTAATGAAGCCCTGGAAAGAAAATGGGTGGAACAATGGCTCTTCTATGCCAATTCCACCCGTCTGGCTTCGGCCATGATGGGGGCGGATTATGGGGTCTTCGGCGATGGGCGCTGGTACTTAAGCAAGAACATCGAAGAGATGGCCGAATGGCTGAAACGCAAAAAAAGACGAGGGAGGTAA
- a CDS encoding thioredoxin domain-containing protein — MKRISTVSNHLINEKSPYLLQHAENPVDWYPWGEEAFQKAGEEDKPIFLSVGYATCHWCHVMAHESFEDEEVARLLNQSYVAIKVDREERPDIDQIYMSACQTLTGRGGWPLSIFMTFDGKPFFAGTYFPKRSRQGMSGFIELLTQIGTLWKKDRERILRAGEETIQAIQTRSETGPTGPPLTRQTLKSGHQQLAKAFDSVWGGFGAAPKFPIPHHLTFLLRSYKNDPDPETKKMIEKTLEAMRFGGLFDQIGSGFHRYSVDEKWLVPHFEKMLYDQALLAMAYSEAYQAFKNPFYAQVTREIFSYVLRDMQSPEGGFYSAEDADSEGKEGLFYVWRPQEIGEILGQGPADLFCKFYDIHSAGNFEEGLSIPHISIPLEEFADREKMKAMDLEALLTEAREQLFQVRNKRVHPLKDDKILTAWNGLMIAALAKGSQALNDPVYAMAAKRAADFILQRMRTPSGGLYRRYRDGHIAFPGYLDDYAFFIWGLIEIYETTFEVSYLEEALTLNRFLMDYFWDPEQGGCFFTAKGGESLIAREKELYDGATPSGNSVTALNLLRLGRLTGNPEWEEKADHLFRSFSGTVSGYPMAYTQFLNALVFMVGPSQEMVVAGDPDQKENQEMIALIHRTFLPNKVLLRRPEGQDSQGIIKLAPFVEALMPLGQGPTVYLCEQFACRTPITGLADLQNALS; from the coding sequence ATAAAAAGGATTTCGACGGTGTCCAACCACCTGATTAATGAAAAAAGCCCCTACCTGCTCCAACATGCTGAAAATCCGGTGGATTGGTATCCCTGGGGGGAAGAAGCCTTTCAAAAAGCCGGAGAAGAAGACAAACCCATCTTTCTTTCCGTCGGCTATGCCACCTGTCATTGGTGCCATGTCATGGCCCATGAATCCTTTGAGGATGAAGAGGTTGCCCGGCTGTTAAACCAATCCTACGTGGCCATCAAGGTCGATCGCGAAGAGAGACCCGATATCGACCAGATCTACATGTCCGCCTGCCAGACCCTGACCGGCCGGGGCGGCTGGCCCCTGTCCATTTTTATGACCTTCGATGGAAAGCCCTTCTTTGCCGGGACTTATTTCCCGAAAAGAAGCCGTCAGGGGATGTCGGGATTCATTGAATTGCTGACCCAGATAGGGACCTTGTGGAAGAAGGATCGGGAACGAATCCTTCGAGCAGGGGAAGAGACTATCCAGGCTATCCAAACCAGATCGGAGACCGGTCCGACGGGGCCGCCTTTAACCCGGCAAACCCTTAAGTCCGGCCATCAGCAGTTGGCCAAGGCATTTGATTCCGTCTGGGGTGGTTTCGGGGCTGCCCCGAAATTCCCCATCCCCCATCATTTGACTTTTCTTTTGCGAAGCTATAAAAACGATCCAGATCCGGAAACAAAAAAGATGATCGAAAAAACCCTGGAGGCCATGCGTTTTGGAGGGCTTTTTGATCAGATCGGATCAGGCTTTCACCGTTATTCCGTGGATGAAAAGTGGTTGGTCCCCCATTTTGAAAAGATGCTCTACGATCAGGCCCTGCTGGCCATGGCTTATAGCGAAGCCTATCAGGCCTTTAAAAACCCCTTTTACGCCCAGGTAACCAGGGAGATTTTTTCTTATGTCCTGAGGGACATGCAATCTCCAGAAGGGGGGTTTTATTCGGCCGAAGATGCCGACAGTGAGGGAAAGGAAGGGCTTTTTTATGTTTGGAGGCCTCAAGAGATCGGGGAGATTTTGGGACAAGGCCCAGCAGACCTTTTTTGCAAATTCTATGACATCCATTCGGCCGGTAACTTTGAAGAAGGCCTGAGCATCCCCCATATTTCAATCCCCCTGGAAGAATTCGCCGACCGGGAAAAAATGAAGGCCATGGATCTGGAAGCCCTGTTAACTGAGGCCCGGGAACAACTTTTTCAGGTGCGGAATAAGCGGGTCCATCCTTTAAAGGATGATAAAATCCTGACTGCCTGGAATGGGCTGATGATTGCCGCCTTGGCCAAAGGCAGTCAGGCTCTGAATGATCCTGTCTATGCAATGGCGGCCAAAAGGGCGGCTGATTTTATTTTACAAAGGATGCGCACCCCTTCAGGCGGTCTTTATCGACGGTATCGGGACGGACATATCGCCTTCCCTGGGTATCTGGATGATTATGCGTTTTTTATCTGGGGCCTCATCGAGATTTATGAGACTACCTTTGAAGTCTCCTATTTAGAGGAGGCCCTGACCCTGAATCGATTCCTGATGGATTATTTCTGGGACCCGGAACAGGGGGGTTGTTTTTTTACAGCCAAAGGAGGCGAGTCCTTGATTGCCCGGGAAAAAGAACTCTATGATGGAGCGACCCCTTCGGGGAATTCGGTAACCGCCCTCAATCTCTTGCGTCTTGGGCGGTTAACCGGAAATCCTGAATGGGAGGAAAAGGCGGATCATCTATTCCGATCCTTTTCCGGGACCGTCAGCGGGTACCCCATGGCCTATACCCAGTTCCTGAATGCACTGGTTTTCATGGTGGGCCCCAGTCAGGAGATGGTGGTGGCCGGAGATCCTGATCAAAAAGAAAACCAGGAAATGATTGCCCTGATCCACCGGACCTTTCTCCCCAACAAGGTCCTGTTAAGGCGACCGGAGGGGCAGGATAGCCAGGGGATCATTAAACTTGCCCCTTTTGTCGAAGCCTTGATGCCTCTGGGCCAGGGGCCTACGGTTTATCTTTGCGAGCAATTTGCCTGCCGGACTCCGATAACCGGATTGGCGGATTTGCAAAACGCTTTATCGTGA
- a CDS encoding 2-oxoacid:acceptor oxidoreductase subunit alpha: MTDRSVNVVFGGEAGQGLVTIGQLLAKGLVRNGFFIVVTQGYQSRIRGGHNTFSIRTSAEEVRAPQETIDLLICLDIQTRAIHGPELSSQGLMVVDSGWEGNGLACLEVPFKKLAAARFSNILALGVAGALIGLPEEVVGQALEEFFIHKPPSVAGENRKILKTAYQWTEGQPVSFPKLPYPSHPGRRWMMHGNEAIALGALSAGLKFFSFYPMTPSTSIALTLSPQAEAMGLIVEQAEDEIGAINMAIGASFAGVPSMVSTSGGGFALMVEGVSLAGMTETPLVIVVAQRPGPATGLPTRTEQADLEFILYAGHGEFPRAVFTPGSVEACFRLIRKAFELAELAQTPVFLLTDQFLADSYRAIDPFEVSDLSPVRPGTEWSGPVASYLRYALTETGISPRLLPGRSEHLVVADSDEHTEDGHLTEDLSIRKQMVGKRLKKIETLVRQVDPPEFSGDTKPDLLLVTWGSTRGSVLEAAAKMRSKGKRVGTLHFSQVWPLVPEQFMGFLKEAGEVVCVEGNAFGQLSRLIRQETGFQIAKQVLRYDGLPITPEFIIKAFEERFH, translated from the coding sequence ATGACCGACCGTTCCGTCAACGTTGTTTTTGGCGGTGAAGCCGGGCAGGGTCTGGTAACTATCGGACAATTGTTAGCCAAGGGTCTGGTGCGCAATGGTTTTTTTATTGTGGTTACCCAGGGCTATCAATCCCGCATCCGAGGGGGGCACAACACCTTTTCCATCCGCACCTCGGCAGAAGAAGTCCGTGCCCCTCAGGAAACTATCGATCTGCTGATTTGCCTTGATATCCAGACCAGGGCTATCCATGGGCCGGAGCTTTCTTCCCAGGGATTGATGGTGGTGGACAGCGGCTGGGAAGGAAACGGATTGGCCTGTTTGGAGGTCCCTTTCAAAAAATTAGCAGCCGCCAGGTTTTCCAATATCCTGGCTTTGGGGGTAGCCGGGGCCCTCATCGGTCTTCCGGAAGAGGTCGTCGGCCAGGCTCTGGAAGAATTTTTTATTCATAAACCCCCTTCCGTGGCCGGGGAAAATCGGAAGATCCTGAAGACGGCCTATCAATGGACGGAGGGACAGCCGGTATCTTTCCCGAAACTACCCTACCCTTCCCATCCGGGCCGACGTTGGATGATGCATGGCAACGAGGCCATTGCCCTGGGGGCCTTGTCTGCCGGTCTGAAGTTTTTTTCTTTTTATCCCATGACCCCGTCCACCTCCATTGCCCTGACCTTGTCCCCCCAGGCTGAAGCCATGGGTTTGATTGTCGAACAGGCCGAAGATGAAATCGGGGCCATTAATATGGCCATCGGGGCCTCTTTTGCCGGAGTCCCCAGTATGGTTTCGACCTCAGGGGGGGGATTTGCCTTGATGGTGGAAGGGGTCAGTCTGGCCGGGATGACTGAAACGCCTCTGGTCATCGTAGTGGCCCAGCGTCCCGGGCCGGCTACCGGCTTGCCTACCCGAACCGAACAGGCCGATCTGGAATTTATTTTATATGCCGGCCATGGCGAATTTCCCAGGGCCGTTTTTACCCCGGGTTCGGTGGAAGCGTGTTTCCGCCTGATCCGTAAGGCCTTTGAATTAGCCGAGTTGGCTCAAACTCCGGTTTTTTTACTGACCGATCAATTTCTGGCCGACTCTTATCGGGCCATCGATCCTTTTGAGGTGTCCGATCTTTCACCGGTTCGTCCCGGTACGGAATGGTCCGGTCCGGTCGCCTCTTACCTGCGCTACGCCCTGACGGAAACGGGGATTTCGCCCCGACTGCTTCCGGGAAGGAGCGAACACCTGGTCGTGGCCGACAGTGATGAACATACGGAAGACGGGCATCTGACCGAGGATCTCTCGATACGGAAACAGATGGTGGGAAAAAGGCTCAAAAAAATCGAGACCCTGGTCCGGCAGGTTGACCCTCCGGAGTTCTCCGGGGATACGAAGCCGGACTTGTTGCTGGTCACCTGGGGATCCACCAGAGGATCGGTCTTAGAGGCCGCCGCTAAAATGAGATCAAAAGGAAAACGGGTGGGGACCCTCCATTTTTCACAGGTCTGGCCTTTGGTGCCGGAGCAATTTATGGGTTTCCTTAAGGAGGCCGGGGAAGTGGTTTGTGTGGAAGGCAATGCCTTTGGCCAGCTTTCCCGCTTGATCCGGCAGGAAACAGGATTTCAGATCGCCAAGCAGGTGTTACGCTATGACGGATTGCCCATTACTCCGGAGTTTATAATAAAGGCGTTTGAGGAGCGCTTCCATTGA
- a CDS encoding HEAT repeat domain-containing protein, which translates to MKLLNILRDLLEKEAYGSLTEMAMGHGGKVVSGLIGILTDSNELLKWRAVKALGQVTAQLFSQDPERAKKVIRQLIWNLNEESGGMGWGMAEAFGEILAVVPALQNEYACLLAAYISEEGCFIENEQIQKGVIWGLGRIGFLDEALRAKVIPFLLKSLTKRDPELQGTAAWAIGEMGLFEALPLLNVLQIENRMIKIFNIDILQEKPLQQWIEGAIKKINQRGDLNGRRPMEMQ; encoded by the coding sequence TTGAAACTGCTAAACATCCTGAGAGATCTCCTGGAAAAGGAGGCCTACGGCTCCTTGACCGAAATGGCTATGGGCCATGGCGGGAAAGTGGTCAGCGGGCTGATCGGGATTTTGACCGATTCGAACGAACTCCTTAAATGGCGGGCCGTTAAAGCCCTGGGTCAAGTGACCGCTCAATTGTTTTCCCAGGACCCGGAACGGGCCAAAAAGGTTATCCGGCAGTTGATCTGGAACCTGAATGAAGAATCAGGAGGTATGGGCTGGGGCATGGCCGAGGCCTTTGGCGAGATCCTGGCCGTTGTTCCGGCCCTGCAAAATGAATATGCCTGTTTGCTGGCGGCCTATATCTCCGAGGAAGGATGTTTTATTGAAAATGAACAAATACAAAAAGGGGTCATCTGGGGCCTTGGACGTATCGGATTTTTAGATGAGGCCTTAAGGGCCAAGGTTATCCCCTTTTTGTTGAAATCCTTAACAAAAAGGGATCCTGAATTACAGGGAACGGCGGCTTGGGCCATCGGGGAAATGGGGCTCTTCGAAGCCCTTCCGCTTCTTAATGTCTTGCAAATAGAAAATCGGATGATTAAAATATTTAATATAGATATTTTGCAAGAAAAACCCCTTCAGCAATGGATAGAAGGGGCCATTAAAAAAATAAATCAAAGAGGTGATTTAAATGGCCGAAGACCAATGGAAATGCAGTAA
- a CDS encoding ferritin family protein, whose translation MTSPTQCSLDMLATALTMEEKGKAFYEKARDSCRDPQCMEIFAALAEDEILHTQRIKQIHDTLTAGKCWTRDWESIKGPFKDLGAFFRDLTDREMGKIKAPAGDLEAVDLGLDMEWASVTFYQDQRARATDPLEAAFLDKMILEEKEHWKALKDTRYYLTDPEGWFIEKERAGLDGEE comes from the coding sequence ATGACCAGTCCAACCCAGTGTTCCCTTGACATGCTGGCTACGGCCCTGACCATGGAAGAAAAGGGAAAAGCCTTTTATGAAAAGGCCCGGGATTCCTGCCGGGATCCCCAGTGTATGGAAATATTTGCGGCCCTGGCGGAAGATGAGATTCTCCATACCCAACGGATCAAACAGATCCATGATACCCTGACGGCCGGGAAGTGCTGGACCAGGGACTGGGAATCCATAAAAGGGCCGTTTAAGGACTTGGGGGCCTTTTTCCGGGACCTGACCGACAGGGAAATGGGAAAAATAAAGGCCCCGGCCGGTGATCTCGAGGCGGTCGATTTGGGTTTGGATATGGAATGGGCCAGTGTAACCTTTTATCAGGATCAACGGGCCAGGGCCACCGATCCCCTGGAGGCCGCCTTTCTGGATAAGATGATCCTGGAGGAAAAGGAACATTGGAAAGCCTTGAAAGATACCCGCTATTATCTCACCGATCCTGAAGGATGGTTCATAGAAAAAGAACGTGCCGGGTTAGATGGTGAGGAATGA